The following are from one region of the Pseudorasbora parva isolate DD20220531a chromosome 12, ASM2467924v1, whole genome shotgun sequence genome:
- the ip6k2a gene encoding inositol hexakisphosphate kinase 2a, translating into MSPAIEGMQTEPQGYLGKGVLLEPFVHQVGGHSCVLRFGEQTICKPLIPREHQFYKSLPSAMRKFTPQYRGVVSVSFEEDEEGNLCLIAYPLHSELGDLENVVPSVDLDPNNKIKWVSKMLLDNEGYSKDRSRHTRKDKEKSVKREEEWLKQADVFYYSLDGSNAGGPQLKHNPWSLKCHQQHLQRMKENAKHRNQYKFILLENLTWRYTVPCVLDLKMGTRQHGDDASEEKKAMQIRKCQQSTSASIGVRLCGMQVYHSDTGQLMFMNKYHGRKLTLSGFKEAIFQFFHDGRRLRCELLSPVLRRLRDMQAALEACESYRFYSSSLLIIYDGDPPRSRHSPEDGLSEEEEEEEEEEEEEEEEEEEEEGGAFGFPHGAGAASSSSNSGACGGGSGTSSSGVVRRMPRSDSGPAVDVRMIDFAHTTCRHYGEDSVVHEGQDSGYIFGLENLITIISQLEDHSTD; encoded by the exons ATGAGCCCAGCCATCGAGGGGATGCAGACAGAGCCGCAGGGGTATTTGGGGAAAGGGGTGCTCCTTGAGCCCTTTGTGCACCAAGTCGGGGGACACTCGTGTGTACTTCGCTTTGGGGAGCAGACGATATGCAAGCCCCTCATACCCCGGGAGCACCAGTTTTACAAGAGCCTTCCTTCGGCTATGCGGAAGTTTACGCCGCAATACAGAG GTGTGGTGTCGGTGAGTTTCGAGGAGGATGAGGAAGGGAATTTGTGTCTTATTGCATACCCTCTGCACAGTGAGCTTGGGGACCTGGAGAACGTGGTGCCCTCGGTCGACCTGGATcccaataacaaaataaaatgggTCAGTAAGATGCTGCTGGACAATGAGGGCTACAGCAAGGACCGCTCCAGACACACTCGAAAAGACAAGGAAAAGAG TGTGAAGCGTGAGGAGGAGTGGCTCAAGCAGGCTGATGTGTTCTACTACAGTCTGGATGGCAGCAATGCTGGAGGCCCTCAGCTCAAGCACAACCCCTGGAGCCTCAAGTGCCACCAACAACACCTGCAGAGGATGAAGGAGAACGCAAAACACCGCAACCAATACA AATTCATCCTGTTGGAGAATCTGACGTGGCGCTACACGGTTCCGTGCGTGCTTGATCTGAAGATGGGGACAAGGCAGCACGGGGACGACGCCTCTGAGGAGAAGAAGGCCATGCAGATTCGCAAGTGTCAGCAGAGCACATCTGCCAGCATCGGAGTGCGCCTGTGTGGCATGCAG GTCTACCATTCAGACACAGGGCAGCTCATGTTCATGAACAAGTACCACGGCCGAAAGCTGACCCTGTCTGGCTTCAAAGAGGCCATCTTTCAGTTCTTCCATGACGGGAGACGCCTAAGGTGCGAGCTCCTGTCGCCGGTGCTGCGGAGGCTGCGAGACATGCAGGCGGCCCTGGAGGCCTGCGAAAGCTACCGCTTTTACTCCAGCTCGCTCTTGATAATCTACGATGGAGACCCTCCGCGGTCCCGCCATTCTCCAGAGGATGGGCTTTCggaagaagaggaggaagaagaagaggaggaggaagaagaagaagaggaggaggaagaagaggagggAGGTGCTTTTGGATTCCCTCATGGCGCAGGTGCAGCCAGCAGCAGTAGCAACAGCGGTGCGTGCGGGGGTGGAAGCGGCACCAGCAGCTCTGGAGTGGTGCGACGCATGCCCAGGTCAGACAGCGGCCCGGCCGTAGACGTACGCATGATTGACTTTGCCCACACCACTTGTAGGCACTACGGGGAGGATAGTGTTGTCCACGAGGGGCAGGATAGCGGTTACATCTTCGGATTGGAGAACCTCATCACCATAATTTCCCAACTAGAGGATCATAGCACAGATTAA